A DNA window from Brenneria izadpanahii contains the following coding sequences:
- a CDS encoding amino acid ABC transporter permease — MNHNVNDKGYSSTVDALRNVARAQAPSRLKHRLSWGFTLIIALYVIWSVSTNKNFEWPVVYQWFTEKTIMEGLSVTLGLTVVSMAIGVALGLLLAIARLSNNVLLRGLSGLYIWFFRGTPLLVQLIFWYNLSTLFPRVSLGIPFGPEWISWNTNDLITPLTAAIAGLALNEAAYMAEIIRGGLLSVDNGQVETTQAFGMSRSRALRRIIIPQAMRAIVPPTGNQLISMIKATSLVSVIAMGDLLYSVQAIYNRTFEVIPMLMVAVIWYLFITSLLNVGQSAIERYYSRGVRRPASETRRTAPAKAAPLNDAIGKDQPHD; from the coding sequence ATGAACCATAACGTCAACGACAAGGGGTATTCTTCTACTGTGGATGCGCTGAGAAATGTTGCCAGAGCCCAGGCCCCCAGCCGCCTAAAGCATAGGCTGTCGTGGGGCTTCACGCTGATCATCGCGCTTTACGTCATATGGTCGGTCAGCACCAATAAAAACTTCGAGTGGCCCGTGGTTTATCAGTGGTTCACTGAAAAAACCATTATGGAGGGGTTAAGCGTTACCCTGGGACTGACGGTGGTTTCCATGGCGATCGGCGTGGCGCTGGGCCTGCTGCTGGCGATAGCCCGCTTGTCCAATAATGTGCTGCTGCGCGGACTCTCCGGCCTCTATATCTGGTTTTTCCGCGGCACCCCGCTGCTGGTGCAGCTTATTTTCTGGTATAACCTGTCCACCCTGTTTCCCCGCGTATCGCTGGGCATTCCGTTTGGTCCGGAGTGGATAAGCTGGAACACCAACGACCTGATCACGCCGCTGACGGCGGCGATCGCCGGGCTGGCGCTGAACGAAGCCGCCTATATGGCGGAAATCATCCGCGGCGGGCTGTTGTCCGTGGATAACGGCCAGGTGGAAACCACCCAGGCCTTCGGCATGAGCCGCAGCCGCGCGCTGCGCCGCATCATCATTCCCCAGGCGATGCGCGCCATTGTGCCGCCGACCGGCAACCAGTTAATCAGCATGATCAAGGCGACGTCGCTGGTGAGCGTGATTGCGATGGGCGATCTGCTCTACTCGGTACAGGCTATCTATAACCGTACGTTTGAAGTGATCCCGATGCTGATGGTCGCGGTTATCTGGTATTTATTTATCACCTCGCTGCTGAACGTCGGCCAATCCGCCATTGAACGTTACTATTCCCGCGGCGTTCGCCGCCCGGCGTCGGAAACCCGTCGTACCGCGCCGGCAAAAGCGGCCCCGTTGAACGATGCGATCGGTAAGGACCAGCCTCATGACTAA
- a CDS encoding amino acid ABC transporter permease has protein sequence MTLLISYFPLFLHSIGVTLWLSLCTLILSTVLAILLAIGVTARIRAIRWLFIFIVEFIRAIPIFVLVLAVYFVVPMVAMSLDPFTSTVISLSLWGGANGAEIIRGGLSSIDPGQKEAGNALGFHPIMFFVLVIVPQVVRIILPPYCGLATTLIQATTLGSVVGVVEFLRTGQIVIERSALQIDGTPSLAIYGGMLIVYYLICYTVSKAGLMLEKRLSRHIRRNNDRGQSAPADGVSSLDPRT, from the coding sequence ATGACGTTATTAATCAGCTATTTTCCGCTTTTTCTGCATAGCATCGGCGTAACGCTGTGGTTGTCGCTGTGCACGCTGATACTGTCGACCGTGCTGGCGATTCTGTTGGCGATCGGCGTCACCGCGCGTATCAGGGCGATTCGTTGGCTTTTCATCTTTATCGTGGAGTTTATCCGCGCCATTCCCATTTTTGTGCTGGTGCTGGCGGTTTATTTCGTCGTGCCGATGGTGGCGATGTCCCTCGATCCCTTTACCTCTACCGTCATTAGCCTGTCGTTATGGGGCGGCGCCAATGGCGCGGAAATCATTCGCGGCGGCTTATCGTCCATCGATCCCGGTCAGAAAGAAGCAGGGAATGCCTTGGGATTTCATCCCATTATGTTTTTTGTGTTGGTGATAGTTCCCCAGGTGGTGCGCATCATTTTGCCCCCCTACTGCGGGTTGGCCACCACATTGATACAGGCGACGACCCTGGGTTCCGTGGTCGGAGTGGTCGAATTTTTACGCACCGGGCAAATCGTTATCGAACGCTCCGCCTTGCAAATTGACGGTACGCCCAGCCTGGCGATCTATGGCGGCATGCTGATTGTTTACTATCTGATTTGCTATACGGTTTCCAAAGCAGGACTGATGCTGGAAAAACGCCTGTCGCGCCATATCCGCCGCAATAACGATCGGGGGCAGAGCGCCCCGGCGGATGGCGTATCGTCGCTTGACCCCCGAACGTAA
- a CDS encoding ABC transporter substrate-binding protein, translating to MKMKRLGQTALLTGLLFSAGAFAAETPEIAPQQVNENLHSRLPDAIKTSGVLKAVNNGSFPPYEIVSGTHSLEGASADLAKALGEVLGVKIEHASVSGLSSLLSGIQSGRYQFAMGPIGDFPARQEKNDFVDFVREFVVFAVRSGNPEKINTLEDTCGKRIAVMSGGSAEQVIVKQSKSCTDAGKPAVAIQSYTDQPTSILSVRSGRADAFFSSQAPLTYFVDQTNGQLELSGTGQHNGFSDLYQGSVFAKDSPLVPIVQEAYQQLFDNGTYAAIMKKWHLEGNMLPAPGTNLAGKQ from the coding sequence ATGAAAATGAAACGATTGGGGCAGACCGCACTGCTAACAGGATTACTCTTTTCCGCCGGCGCGTTTGCCGCGGAGACTCCTGAGATCGCCCCCCAGCAGGTGAATGAAAATCTGCATTCCCGTTTACCGGACGCAATTAAAACATCCGGCGTGCTTAAGGCAGTGAACAACGGTTCATTTCCTCCGTATGAAATTGTGAGCGGCACGCACTCTCTGGAAGGCGCCAGCGCCGATCTGGCGAAAGCGTTGGGCGAAGTGCTGGGCGTAAAAATCGAACATGCCTCCGTCAGCGGCTTATCCAGCCTGCTGAGCGGCATTCAGTCCGGCCGTTATCAGTTCGCCATGGGGCCGATTGGCGATTTCCCCGCTCGTCAGGAAAAAAATGATTTCGTCGATTTCGTGCGTGAGTTCGTCGTGTTCGCCGTGCGTTCCGGCAATCCGGAAAAAATCAATACGCTGGAAGACACCTGCGGCAAACGTATTGCCGTGATGTCCGGCGGCTCGGCGGAACAGGTGATAGTGAAACAATCCAAATCCTGTACCGACGCAGGCAAACCGGCGGTGGCGATCCAGTCTTATACCGATCAGCCGACCTCTATTCTGTCAGTCCGTTCAGGCCGGGCCGATGCGTTCTTCTCTTCACAGGCGCCGCTCACCTACTTTGTCGATCAGACCAACGGACAGCTGGAACTATCCGGCACCGGCCAGCACAACGGCTTTAGCGATCTGTATCAAGGTTCGGTATTCGCCAAAGACTCTCCGCTGGTTCCCATCGTCCAGGAAGCCTATCAGCAGTTGTTCGATAACGGCACCTACGCCGCCATCATGAAAAAGTGGCATCTGGAAGGAAACATGCTGCCGGCGCCCGGCACTAACCTGGCGGGAAAACAGTAA
- a CDS encoding amino acid ABC transporter permease, which translates to MGSSFDWQYIVENAPALYHGWLMTLWLSMISIVISLISGAVLASALVSTSSRLIARIIAGYVSFIRNTPLLLQIFFIYFGLPEIGIKLSATGSGILALSLWAVAFNIENFRAGLASVPHGLKESSQALGFSTLHYFLLVAWPLALRIALPSLLYTSIGVLKNSSYMQVIGLAELTFVAVDKVSLEFKSIEMFSAITIIYVVTVFALSMAMRLMESRMNRPFVRR; encoded by the coding sequence ATGGGTTCTTCTTTCGATTGGCAGTATATCGTTGAAAATGCTCCCGCGTTATATCACGGCTGGTTAATGACGCTGTGGTTGAGCATGATCAGCATAGTTATTTCCCTGATTTCAGGCGCAGTTCTGGCTTCGGCGCTGGTTTCAACATCGAGCCGCCTTATCGCCAGAATTATCGCGGGCTACGTTTCGTTTATTCGTAATACGCCCTTACTGCTGCAAATTTTCTTCATCTATTTCGGGTTGCCGGAAATCGGCATTAAGTTATCGGCTACCGGTTCCGGGATCCTCGCGCTGTCGCTCTGGGCCGTCGCCTTTAATATTGAAAATTTCAGAGCGGGCCTGGCGTCGGTGCCGCATGGCTTAAAAGAGTCAAGCCAGGCGTTAGGGTTTTCCACGCTGCACTATTTTTTGCTGGTGGCATGGCCGCTGGCGTTGCGCATCGCGTTACCTTCTTTGTTGTACACCTCGATCGGCGTGTTGAAAAATTCCTCCTATATGCAGGTTATCGGGCTGGCCGAATTAACCTTCGTCGCCGTGGATAAGGTGTCTCTGGAATTCAAATCAATAGAAATGTTTAGCGCTATTACGATCATCTATGTGGTCACCGTCTTCGCGCTTTCCATGGCGATGCGGCTGATGGAAAGCCGTATGAACCGCCCGTTTGTCAGGAGGTAA
- the qhpR gene encoding AraC-like transcriptional regulator QhpR, whose amino-acid sequence MRSYAIQPEGVVEATVLATMMEGLERFIEQQGADAAGVLARAGLKSELLKKPNQPISFGRYCQAVNEAAKQTGNENFGLMFGAQFLPQQLGLLGYLCLSSRTLGQALTNLARYFPLHQQNSELRLSQQPDGYRLEYRVDDAVVIDRRQNAELSMMIFLNIMRHVLGNDWSPAKVYFEHKAPRAKRAHLQLFGCVVYFQKPQNAIFFSREVMNRPMPECNDYLFNVVRHSLEIVGEQNQSAVNLVSEVKSELITLLATGNPRLDTIAKRLKMPSWTLQRRLAEYGVSFKDMIESTRRELAVYYLEQRQVSISELSALLGYAEVSVLSRAFHRWYGASPKKWRSSIAG is encoded by the coding sequence ATGCGATCCTATGCGATACAGCCAGAAGGCGTTGTTGAAGCGACTGTATTAGCGACGATGATGGAAGGATTGGAGCGCTTTATTGAACAACAGGGCGCTGATGCGGCCGGCGTATTGGCGCGGGCCGGTCTGAAGAGCGAATTGCTTAAGAAGCCCAACCAGCCGATCTCCTTTGGCCGCTATTGCCAGGCGGTCAACGAGGCGGCCAAACAGACCGGCAATGAGAATTTCGGCCTGATGTTCGGCGCTCAGTTTCTCCCCCAGCAGTTGGGGCTATTGGGATATCTGTGCTTATCGTCCCGGACGCTTGGTCAGGCGCTGACGAATCTTGCGCGCTATTTTCCGCTGCATCAGCAGAATAGCGAACTGCGATTAAGCCAACAGCCGGACGGCTACCGTCTGGAATACCGCGTCGATGACGCCGTCGTCATCGACCGGCGGCAGAACGCGGAGCTGTCCATGATGATATTTCTCAATATCATGCGCCACGTGTTGGGAAACGATTGGTCGCCCGCCAAAGTCTATTTTGAGCATAAAGCTCCGCGCGCCAAACGCGCGCACTTGCAGCTTTTCGGCTGTGTGGTTTACTTTCAAAAACCGCAAAACGCCATTTTTTTCTCCCGCGAGGTGATGAACCGGCCAATGCCCGAATGTAATGACTATCTGTTTAACGTTGTCCGGCACAGTCTGGAGATCGTCGGGGAACAAAATCAATCCGCGGTCAATCTGGTGAGCGAGGTGAAAAGCGAGCTCATTACCTTGCTGGCGACCGGAAATCCCCGTTTGGACACCATCGCCAAAAGGCTGAAAATGCCGAGCTGGACGCTGCAACGCCGTTTGGCCGAGTACGGGGTAAGTTTTAAGGATATGATCGAAAGCACCCGGCGCGAGCTGGCCGTTTATTATTTAGAGCAGCGTCAGGTGAGCATTTCCGAACTTTCCGCTCTGCTGGGGTATGCGGAGGTCAGCGTGCTGTCGCGCGCTTTTCACCGCTGGTACGGCGCGTCGCCGAAAAAATGGCGCTCATCCATCGCCGGTTAA
- a CDS encoding MmgE/PrpD family protein — protein MKFYLDLELEIAADLQSCFAAEKPAELLSVADEHLADLLGVMLAGAQHPASLNLLRSLARCDYAPGLTARAIGRGDRLGVQDAALFNAFAGHIHDYDDDDTLMSLSHPTVTVGAACLALGEAHNISGKSLVNAYIAGVETIARLGVLVHPYHYMKGWHATCTLGVVGAAVASGLAMNLTVSQLRHAIGLSASMAAGLRSNFGSDAKPLQTALAASHGVMAARLAAVGMTSTPGSLLGPMGLVDVFAERFDPKKAAVMTFGRPYALLEPGITIKRYPCCTCSHAAVALLQDVLATEKTAAAQIAAIDVHLDPAAPKILIHERAATGLEAKFSLPYSLAIAALVGHLNLEDFSDENVQRQDVRTLAEKVRILPDQDLPKGIAGVALGCRLQVTTTSGETYRRAADVEPGSKTWRLSRQQLESKFCACARYSLPSAALPELFDELLQFERIENVQYLIDRLCSGHSLA, from the coding sequence ATGAAATTTTATCTGGATTTGGAATTGGAAATCGCGGCTGATTTACAGTCCTGTTTTGCCGCGGAGAAGCCGGCGGAGCTGCTGAGCGTCGCCGATGAACATTTGGCGGATCTGCTCGGCGTCATGCTGGCCGGCGCTCAACATCCCGCATCGCTCAATTTACTGCGCAGTCTGGCGAGGTGCGATTACGCGCCGGGGCTGACCGCGCGGGCGATCGGCCGCGGCGATCGTCTTGGCGTACAGGATGCGGCGTTGTTCAACGCCTTCGCCGGTCATATCCACGATTATGACGATGACGATACGCTGATGTCGCTGAGTCACCCGACCGTGACGGTCGGCGCGGCATGTCTGGCGTTGGGCGAAGCGCATAACATCAGCGGAAAATCACTGGTGAATGCCTATATCGCCGGCGTGGAGACGATCGCTCGGCTAGGGGTATTGGTTCACCCCTATCATTATATGAAAGGGTGGCATGCCACCTGTACGCTGGGCGTCGTCGGCGCCGCCGTCGCCAGCGGGCTGGCGATGAATCTAACGGTATCGCAGCTGCGCCATGCCATCGGGCTTTCCGCATCGATGGCCGCGGGACTGCGCAGCAATTTCGGCAGCGATGCGAAGCCGCTGCAAACGGCGCTGGCCGCCAGTCATGGGGTGATGGCGGCGCGCCTGGCCGCCGTCGGCATGACTTCGACGCCGGGAAGCCTACTGGGACCGATGGGGCTGGTGGATGTGTTCGCCGAGCGATTCGACCCGAAGAAAGCGGCGGTAATGACGTTCGGCCGTCCTTATGCGCTGTTGGAGCCGGGCATCACCATTAAGCGCTATCCGTGCTGCACCTGTAGCCATGCCGCCGTTGCGCTGTTGCAGGATGTGCTGGCGACGGAAAAAACGGCCGCCGCGCAAATCGCGGCGATTGATGTTCATCTGGATCCCGCCGCGCCGAAGATCCTGATCCACGAGCGGGCGGCCACCGGCCTGGAAGCCAAGTTCAGCCTGCCGTACAGCCTGGCTATCGCCGCGCTGGTCGGCCATCTGAATCTGGAAGATTTTTCCGATGAAAACGTACAACGCCAGGATGTGCGGACGCTGGCTGAAAAGGTGCGGATCCTGCCGGACCAGGATTTGCCCAAAGGGATTGCCGGCGTGGCATTAGGCTGCCGCCTACAGGTTACGACGACGAGCGGCGAAACCTATCGCCGCGCGGCCGATGTCGAGCCGGGCAGTAAAACCTGGCGTCTGAGCCGTCAGCAGTTGGAAAGCAAGTTTTGCGCCTGCGCCCGCTACAGTTTGCCGTCAGCCGCGTTGCCTGAACTATTCGACGAGTTGTTGCAATTTGAACGGATTGAAAACGTTCAATACCTGATTGACCGCCTTTGTTCAGGGCATTCCCTCGCATAA
- a CDS encoding deaminated glutathione amidase yields MKVALGQFAVDREWQNNVVIALKLMADAQQAGADLLVLPEGVLARDITNPKLVLTAAQPLDGPFISQLLAASKGNQMTTMMCIHVPNGKEKVWNVLIAIRNGEIIAQYKKLHLYDAFSMQESENVTPGDEVPPLVEVAGLKIGLMTCYDVRFPELARRLVLDGAQVLVLPAAWVKGPLKETHWELLVRARALENTAYVVAVGECGVRNIGNSMVVDPLGVVVVQAPEVPALVYADVDPERLSYAREILPSLANRRFAAPRLPNE; encoded by the coding sequence ATGAAAGTCGCACTTGGTCAATTTGCCGTCGATCGTGAATGGCAAAACAACGTTGTCATCGCGCTGAAGCTGATGGCGGACGCGCAACAGGCGGGCGCCGATCTGCTGGTGCTGCCGGAAGGCGTCCTGGCGCGCGATATCACCAATCCCAAACTGGTGTTAACCGCCGCTCAGCCGTTGGACGGTCCTTTCATCAGCCAACTGCTTGCCGCCAGCAAAGGCAATCAGATGACCACGATGATGTGTATCCATGTGCCGAACGGTAAAGAAAAAGTCTGGAACGTGCTCATTGCGATTCGTAACGGCGAAATTATCGCCCAGTACAAGAAACTGCATCTGTACGACGCGTTTTCCATGCAGGAATCAGAAAACGTCACTCCCGGCGATGAAGTGCCGCCGTTGGTCGAGGTCGCGGGTTTGAAGATCGGCCTGATGACCTGTTATGACGTGCGTTTCCCCGAACTGGCGCGCCGTCTGGTGCTGGATGGCGCGCAGGTGCTGGTGCTGCCTGCCGCCTGGGTGAAAGGGCCGCTGAAAGAGACCCACTGGGAACTGCTGGTTCGCGCGCGCGCGCTGGAAAATACCGCTTATGTCGTCGCGGTCGGCGAATGCGGCGTGAGAAATATCGGCAACAGCATGGTCGTCGATCCGCTGGGCGTGGTGGTGGTTCAGGCTCCGGAAGTACCGGCGCTGGTCTACGCCGATGTCGATCCCGAACGGCTTTCTTATGCGCGGGAAATCTTACCCTCGCTGGCCAATCGCCGTTTTGCCGCGCCGCGCCTGCCGAACGAGTAA
- a CDS encoding amino acid ABC transporter ATP-binding protein produces the protein MTKLHHLSAEETVLTEDRPLVRARNVHKHFGDNHVLRGIDLDVHSGEVVVILGPSGSGKSTFLRCINHLEEMDEGYIMMGDEQIGYQLRGEKLYPLSSREIARQRSEIGMVFQQFNLYPHMTVLQNIIEAPIGVHKQNRQQARAYALELLERVGLSHKADAYPRHLSGGQQQRVAIARALAIRPKLMLFDEPTSALDPELVGEVLSTMKDLAVQGLTMIVVTHEIGFAKEAADRVVFMDQGVVVEHGRPEDILVNPQHPRTQAFLSRFI, from the coding sequence ATGACTAAACTTCATCATCTATCCGCCGAGGAAACCGTTTTGACCGAGGATCGGCCGTTGGTCAGAGCGCGTAATGTTCACAAGCACTTTGGCGATAACCACGTGTTGCGCGGGATCGATTTAGACGTTCACTCCGGTGAAGTGGTGGTGATTTTAGGGCCGTCAGGTTCGGGGAAGTCGACTTTCCTGCGCTGTATCAACCATCTGGAAGAGATGGATGAAGGCTATATCATGATGGGCGACGAACAAATCGGTTATCAACTGCGGGGCGAGAAACTCTATCCGCTGTCATCCCGTGAGATAGCCCGTCAGCGCAGCGAAATTGGTATGGTTTTTCAACAGTTTAACCTTTACCCCCACATGACCGTGCTGCAAAACATCATCGAAGCGCCGATCGGCGTCCATAAGCAAAACCGCCAGCAGGCGCGGGCCTATGCGCTGGAACTGCTCGAACGCGTCGGGCTAAGCCATAAAGCGGACGCCTATCCCCGCCATCTGTCCGGCGGACAACAGCAGCGCGTCGCCATCGCGCGGGCGCTGGCTATCCGCCCCAAACTGATGCTGTTTGATGAGCCGACCTCGGCGCTGGATCCGGAACTGGTGGGCGAAGTGTTATCCACCATGAAAGATCTGGCGGTGCAGGGGTTAACCATGATTGTGGTGACGCATGAAATCGGCTTTGCCAAGGAGGCGGCGGATCGGGTGGTGTTTATGGATCAGGGCGTGGTGGTGGAACACGGGCGGCCGGAAGATATTTTGGTCAATCCGCAGCATCCGCGCACCCAGGCATTTCTCAGCCGTTTTATTTAG